The following coding sequences lie in one Myxococcus xanthus genomic window:
- a CDS encoding N-acetylmuramoyl-L-alanine amidase — MSLRLPSLSSVFRATQAQAPRTAAAAAATVSAPPAGLRKGDSGPKVKQLQDALVKVGYMTKAQVTTGPGSFGPQTETAVKKFQADNKLPATGFYGDLTHAALKKALGTSGPTTPTTPGGKFTKPAVINAPSPNQNSRGGTKIDTIVMHHTATNNGAGDLSWMRNPQSKVSAHYMVDRDGKIYQLVGDDKRAWHAGKGELHGVPSDINNRSIGIEIVNDGSGKTPFTEAQYKSLTQLTGYLKQQHNIPMKNIVGHADVAVPKGRKNDPAPNFDWNRLRKGIS, encoded by the coding sequence ATGAGCCTTCGCCTGCCCTCGCTCTCCTCCGTGTTCCGCGCCACTCAGGCGCAGGCCCCCCGCACCGCCGCCGCAGCAGCCGCCACGGTCTCCGCGCCGCCCGCGGGCCTGCGCAAGGGCGACTCCGGGCCCAAGGTGAAGCAACTGCAGGATGCGCTCGTGAAGGTGGGCTACATGACGAAGGCCCAGGTGACCACCGGTCCCGGCTCCTTCGGTCCGCAGACGGAAACGGCGGTGAAGAAGTTCCAGGCGGACAACAAGCTGCCCGCCACCGGCTTCTACGGTGACCTCACGCACGCGGCGCTGAAGAAGGCACTGGGCACCAGTGGCCCCACCACGCCCACCACCCCGGGCGGCAAGTTCACCAAGCCCGCGGTCATCAACGCGCCCTCGCCGAACCAGAACTCGCGCGGCGGGACGAAGATCGACACCATCGTCATGCACCACACCGCGACCAACAACGGCGCGGGCGACCTGTCATGGATGCGCAATCCGCAGAGCAAGGTGTCCGCGCACTACATGGTGGACCGCGACGGGAAGATCTATCAGCTGGTCGGTGACGACAAGCGCGCCTGGCACGCGGGCAAGGGCGAGCTGCACGGCGTGCCCTCCGACATCAACAACCGCTCCATCGGCATCGAAATCGTGAACGACGGCAGCGGCAAGACGCCCTTCACCGAGGCGCAGTACAAGTCGCTCACCCAGCTCACCGGCTACCTGAAGCAGCAGCACAACATTCCGATGAAGAACATCGTGGGCCACGCCGACGTGGCGGTGCCCAAGGGCCGCAAGAACGACCCGGCGCCCAACTTCGATTGGAACCGGCTGCGCAAGGGAATCTCCTGA